One segment of Variovorax sp. PAMC28562 DNA contains the following:
- a CDS encoding DUF3619 family protein, whose translation MTISTQSFSTSLDALEAQFGRRVASRLALGSEQLPHDIGERLRVARQQAVGRRKLAPQLHAAPVVVSNGRSATLGLGGRWWTRIGSVVPLIALAAGLITISVMQDDDRANDLAEVDSALLTGDLPPAAYTDPGFAQFLKTDDATAR comes from the coding sequence ATGACCATATCGACTCAATCGTTCTCCACGTCTTTGGACGCCCTCGAAGCCCAGTTCGGCCGTCGCGTGGCGTCGCGCCTGGCTTTGGGCAGCGAGCAGCTGCCGCACGACATCGGCGAGCGTCTGCGTGTCGCGCGTCAGCAGGCAGTCGGTCGGCGCAAGCTGGCACCGCAATTGCACGCAGCGCCAGTGGTGGTTTCGAACGGCCGCTCCGCCACACTGGGCCTCGGCGGGCGTTGGTGGACCCGGATCGGCTCGGTGGTTCCGCTCATCGCTTTGGCTGCCGGCCTCATCACGATTAGCGTGATGCAGGACGACGACCGCGCCAACGACCTTGCCGAAGTTGATTCGGCCTTGCTCACCGGCGATTTGCCGCCCGCTGCCTACACCGACCCCGGTTTTGCACAGTTCTTGAAAACTGACGACGCCACCGCCCGTTGA
- a CDS encoding P-II family nitrogen regulator, giving the protein MKQITAIVKPFKLEDVREALAEVGVTGLTVTEVKGFGRQKGHTELYRGAEYVVDFLPKMKVEVVVNTADVDRCVEAIVNAARTGKIGDGKIFVTSVERIVRIRTGEENESAI; this is encoded by the coding sequence ATGAAGCAGATCACCGCTATCGTCAAACCGTTCAAGCTTGAGGATGTGCGCGAGGCACTCGCCGAGGTGGGCGTGACCGGGCTCACCGTCACGGAAGTCAAAGGCTTCGGCCGACAGAAGGGCCACACCGAGTTGTACCGCGGCGCTGAATACGTGGTCGACTTCCTGCCGAAGATGAAAGTAGAGGTCGTGGTGAACACGGCCGACGTCGATCGCTGCGTCGAGGCGATCGTGAACGCCGCCCGCACCGGAAAAATCGGGGACGGCAAGATTTTCGTCACCAGCGTCGAGCGCATCGTCCGCATCCGCACCGGCGAAGAGAACGAAAGCGCTATCTAG
- a CDS encoding RDD family protein → MACWLYEGMLMFAVVFVAGWLFSTLGQMRDAMDERRHLLQAFLFVVFGVYFVWFWIHGQTLAMKTWGIRIVDASGRPVTQRRALIRYLLGWIWFLPPLAAIAPFKLSGGESALLFSGWVLVWALLSRFHPQHQFWHDAWAGTRLISSRPMSRR, encoded by the coding sequence ATGGCCTGCTGGCTGTACGAAGGCATGCTGATGTTCGCAGTCGTCTTTGTGGCAGGTTGGCTGTTCAGCACCTTGGGCCAAATGCGCGACGCGATGGACGAACGCCGTCATTTGCTTCAAGCCTTTCTGTTCGTCGTGTTCGGCGTGTACTTCGTCTGGTTCTGGATTCACGGCCAGACCCTCGCGATGAAAACCTGGGGCATCCGTATCGTCGACGCCAGTGGGCGACCTGTTACCCAGCGTCGCGCGTTGATTCGTTACCTGTTGGGCTGGATCTGGTTTCTGCCTCCGCTCGCCGCGATTGCACCTTTCAAGCTCTCCGGAGGCGAATCGGCGCTGCTGTTTTCTGGCTGGGTGCTGGTCTGGGCGCTCTTGTCGCGCTTTCATCCGCAGCACCAGTTCTGGCACGACGCCTGGGCCGGTACGCGGCTGATTTCTTCGCGGCCCATGAGCCGTCGCTAA
- a CDS encoding diacylglycerol kinase, producing MSALPDSTVNPQKARKGLERVFHATLISLQGLRAGWSEPAFRQEALISIVLLPASFWLGRSWVETALLACSVVLVMIVELLNTAVEAAIDRIGPEWHDLSKRAKDMGSAAVLLSLLICGGIWAAALWQRFVG from the coding sequence ATGAGTGCCCTCCCCGATTCCACCGTTAATCCGCAAAAGGCCCGCAAGGGCCTGGAGCGTGTTTTTCACGCCACCCTTATTTCCCTGCAAGGCCTGCGCGCGGGCTGGAGCGAGCCGGCCTTCCGGCAAGAGGCGCTGATTTCCATCGTGCTGCTGCCGGCTTCTTTCTGGCTCGGCCGAAGCTGGGTCGAAACAGCGCTGCTTGCGTGCAGCGTCGTGCTGGTGATGATCGTGGAGTTGCTCAACACAGCCGTCGAGGCTGCCATCGATCGCATTGGTCCGGAATGGCACGATCTGTCGAAGCGCGCCAAGGACATGGGCAGTGCGGCCGTGCTGCTTTCCTTGCTGATTTGCGGGGGCATTTGGGCGGCCGCGCTCTGGCAACGTTTCGTGGGCTGA
- a CDS encoding DUF3106 domain-containing protein — protein MPPRSAFSFDFCALALTTRPSRRIVVARAGLLLRMAAAAIAISAASSVSAQLPLDAKGAKAGAPASGAAIAPKTAVVTKPLWSELNLSQQLALQPLAEHWDRLSLGHKRKWLAITRNYPKMTPEEQTVMHSRMSGWATLSQQQRVQARLNFAEVKQIPADERKAKWEAYQALSDEQKRELAEKAAVKPARGAAIPAKPVSAQKFAPVPVPVGDRLPRIQLAPPSEPTAMSVRASRSLPATPFLAAPVSGAPIPAEAQVLVPTAPIERASGQPSTTP, from the coding sequence ATGCCGCCCCGCTCTGCGTTCAGTTTTGATTTTTGCGCTTTGGCGCTCACCACCCGCCCGTCGCGGCGGATCGTGGTCGCCCGGGCCGGCTTGCTGCTGCGGATGGCCGCGGCCGCAATAGCGATTTCTGCAGCGTCCAGTGTAAGTGCCCAGTTGCCGCTCGACGCCAAGGGGGCCAAGGCTGGTGCCCCGGCCTCGGGGGCTGCTATCGCACCCAAGACGGCGGTGGTTACCAAGCCCCTGTGGAGCGAGCTGAACCTGTCACAGCAACTGGCGCTGCAACCTCTGGCCGAGCACTGGGACAGGCTGTCGCTCGGACATAAGCGTAAGTGGCTGGCGATTACCCGTAACTACCCGAAGATGACGCCCGAAGAGCAAACCGTCATGCACAGCCGCATGTCCGGTTGGGCCACGTTGAGCCAGCAGCAACGGGTGCAGGCACGGTTGAATTTCGCCGAGGTCAAGCAGATCCCGGCGGACGAGCGCAAAGCGAAGTGGGAGGCCTACCAAGCACTGAGCGACGAGCAAAAGCGTGAGCTTGCCGAAAAAGCGGCGGTCAAGCCAGCTCGCGGTGCAGCGATACCTGCCAAGCCCGTGTCGGCTCAAAAGTTCGCGCCCGTGCCGGTGCCGGTGGGCGACCGCTTGCCGCGGATTCAACTGGCACCGCCCAGCGAGCCGACAGCAATGTCCGTTCGCGCATCACGCTCGTTGCCCGCGACCCCTTTCTTGGCGGCTCCTGTGTCGGGCGCTCCGATACCTGCTGAAGCGCAGGTACTCGTTCCTACGGCGCCAATCGAGCGTGCCTCCGGCCAGCCATCGACGACACCCTGA
- a CDS encoding TIGR00730 family Rossman fold protein, whose amino-acid sequence MTPEFSMCVYCGSRPGEHPQFAAAATAVGQWIGQRGGQLVYGGGRTGLMGTVAEATRAAGGRVIGIIPKALVDRELANTLCDELHIVDTMHERKAMMGERADAFVALPGGIGTFEELFEIWTWRQLGYHDKPVGILNVEGYYDGLLGFLAHSVRAGFMGEWQMDLMHTLSEPEALLNWLLDHRGGQGQSGLLAKNV is encoded by the coding sequence ATGACTCCAGAATTCTCGATGTGTGTGTATTGCGGCTCGCGCCCTGGCGAGCACCCCCAATTCGCGGCAGCTGCAACTGCGGTCGGCCAATGGATCGGCCAGCGTGGCGGTCAACTCGTCTATGGCGGAGGCCGCACCGGCCTGATGGGCACGGTGGCCGAGGCCACGCGGGCGGCGGGGGGCCGGGTGATCGGCATCATTCCCAAAGCCCTGGTCGACAGGGAGTTGGCCAACACGCTCTGCGACGAGCTGCACATCGTCGACACCATGCATGAGCGCAAGGCCATGATGGGCGAGCGCGCCGATGCGTTCGTGGCGCTGCCGGGCGGCATCGGTACCTTTGAAGAGCTGTTCGAGATCTGGACCTGGCGCCAGCTGGGCTACCACGACAAGCCTGTCGGCATCCTCAACGTCGAGGGCTACTACGACGGACTTCTAGGTTTCCTGGCGCACAGCGTGCGCGCTGGCTTCATGGGCGAGTGGCAGATGGATCTGATGCACACCCTGAGCGAGCCGGAAGCGCTGCTCAACTGGTTGCTGGACCACCGTGGTGGTCAGGGGCAATCAGGGCTGCTCGCAAAAAATGTCTAG